The Corynebacterium suranareeae genome window below encodes:
- a CDS encoding AMIN-like domain-containing (lipo)protein: MIVQPSSLFKTLAIVGASALALVGCGTSNSTTNDASSVTQTMSATADGAQLSNEASTGPTALGEADVAMKTLRPEAPAQLMVTGVRIGSHNGFDRVVFDLTGEGSPGWFIDYTSNPTQQGSGNTINFTGDTALNVNIDGTVYPFDLGLEDPEIGTVDGSGSIVTQVVSAGTFEGRSQFVIGLNGKHPYSITELQDPHRLVVDVLAQ; this comes from the coding sequence ATGATTGTGCAGCCGAGTTCTCTATTCAAGACATTAGCCATCGTGGGCGCCAGTGCTTTAGCACTTGTGGGTTGTGGAACATCCAACTCCACCACCAACGATGCTTCTTCTGTTACCCAAACCATGTCCGCAACTGCGGATGGCGCACAATTGTCCAATGAAGCTTCCACCGGCCCAACTGCTTTGGGTGAAGCCGATGTTGCTATGAAAACTCTTCGACCTGAGGCCCCTGCACAGCTCATGGTCACTGGTGTTCGGATTGGTTCCCACAATGGTTTTGACCGCGTGGTGTTTGATCTCACCGGTGAAGGCAGCCCTGGTTGGTTTATTGATTACACTTCCAACCCCACCCAGCAGGGCAGCGGAAACACCATCAACTTCACGGGCGATACTGCACTGAACGTGAATATCGACGGCACTGTTTATCCTTTCGATTTGGGCCTTGAGGATCCAGAGATCGGCACCGTGGATGGTTCCGGCAGCATTGTCACCCAGGTTGTCAGCGCCGGTACTTTTGAGGGCCGCTCCCAGTTTGTCATCGGCCTAAACGGCAAGCACCCCTACTCCATCACGGAGCTGCAGGATCCTCACCGCCTCGTTGTGGATGTTCTAGCGCAGTAG
- a CDS encoding prenyltransferase, translating to MMEKIRLILLSSRPISWVNTAYPFGLAYLLNAGEIDWLFWLGIVFFLIPYNIAMYGINDVFDYESDIRNPRKGGVEGAVLPKSSHSTLLWASAISTIPFLVILFIFGTWMSSLWLTISVLAVIAYSAPKLRFKERPFLDALTSSTHFTSPALIGATITGTSPSAAMWIALGSFFLWGMASQILGAVQDVNADREANLNSIATVIGARGAIRLSVVLYLLAAVLVTTLPNPAWIIGIAVLTYVFNAARFWNITDASCEQANRSWKVFLWLNYLVGAVITILLMAVHQI from the coding sequence ATGATGGAAAAAATAAGACTAATTCTTTTGTCATCTCGCCCCATTAGCTGGGTCAATACTGCCTACCCTTTTGGCCTGGCGTACCTTTTAAATGCAGGAGAGATTGACTGGCTGTTTTGGCTAGGCATCGTGTTTTTTCTTATCCCGTATAACATCGCCATGTATGGCATCAACGATGTTTTTGATTACGAATCTGATATACGTAATCCCCGCAAAGGCGGCGTCGAGGGGGCCGTACTACCGAAAAGTTCCCACAGCACACTGTTATGGGCCTCGGCTATTTCAACAATTCCTTTCCTAGTTATTCTTTTCATATTTGGCACCTGGATGTCGTCTCTATGGCTGACAATTTCAGTGCTAGCAGTGATTGCTTATTCAGCACCGAAATTGCGTTTTAAAGAACGCCCCTTTCTCGATGCTCTAACATCTTCTACTCACTTCACGTCACCTGCATTAATCGGTGCAACGATCACTGGAACCTCTCCTTCAGCAGCGATGTGGATAGCACTGGGATCCTTTTTCTTGTGGGGCATGGCCAGTCAGATCCTTGGCGCAGTGCAGGATGTTAATGCAGACCGGGAAGCTAATCTGAACTCAATTGCCACTGTAATTGGGGCTCGCGGAGCCATTCGGCTTTCAGTAGTACTTTATTTACTAGCTGCTGTTTTAGTCACTACTTTGCCTAATCCGGCATGGATCATCGGGATTGCGGTTTTAACTTACGTATTTAATGCCGCACGATTTTGGAACATTACAGATGCCAGTTGTGAACAGGCCAATCGCAGCTGGAAAGTTTTCCTCTGGTTAAATTACTTGGTCGGTGCCGTTATAACGATACTGCTAATGGCCGTTCATCAGATTTAA
- a CDS encoding phytoene desaturase yields the protein MKTSTTTPRSSGTAVVIGAGVAGLATSALLARDGWQVTVLEKNTDVGGRAGSLEISGFPGFRWDTGPSWYLMPEAFDHFFALFGARTSDYLDLVELMPGYRVFSGTHDAVDVPTGREEAITLFESIEPGAGAKLGIYLDSAADAYDIAIDRFLYNNFSTLGPLLHRDVLTRAGRLFSLLTRSLQKYVNSQFSSPVLRQILTYPAVFLSSRPTTTPSMYHLMSHTDLVQGVKYPIGGFTAVVNALHQLALENGVEFQLDSEVISINTASSRGNTSATGVSFLHNRKVQNLDADLVVSAGDLHHTENNLLPRELRTYPERYWSNRNPGIGAVLILLGVKGELPQLDHHNLFFSEDWTDDFAVVFDGPQLTRPHNASNSIYVSKPSTSEDGVAPAGYENLFVLIPTKASSSIGHGDAYTQSASASVETIASHAINQIATQAGIPDLTDRIVVKRTIGPADFEHRYHSWVGSALGPAHTLRQSAFLRGRNSSRKVENLFYAGATTVPGVGIPMCLISAENIIKRLHGDASAGPLPEPLPPKTTPSQKTSYDH from the coding sequence ATGAAGACATCAACTACAACTCCACGTTCCTCAGGTACCGCCGTAGTCATAGGCGCAGGTGTTGCTGGTTTAGCCACTTCTGCACTTTTAGCACGTGATGGCTGGCAAGTGACTGTTTTGGAAAAAAACACTGATGTCGGTGGCCGAGCTGGATCGCTGGAAATATCAGGCTTTCCTGGCTTTCGATGGGATACCGGACCTTCTTGGTACCTCATGCCCGAGGCCTTTGACCATTTCTTCGCACTTTTTGGTGCACGTACTTCTGATTATCTCGACTTGGTAGAATTAATGCCTGGTTATCGAGTTTTTTCCGGCACACATGACGCTGTCGATGTCCCCACTGGGCGTGAAGAAGCAATTACGCTATTCGAATCCATCGAACCCGGCGCGGGTGCAAAACTAGGAATTTATCTTGATAGCGCGGCAGACGCCTATGACATTGCCATTGATAGATTCCTTTATAATAATTTCTCAACGTTAGGCCCGCTGCTTCACCGGGATGTACTGACCCGAGCTGGCCGGCTGTTTTCTCTACTGACCCGTTCTTTACAAAAGTACGTAAATAGTCAATTCAGCAGCCCGGTATTGCGCCAGATCCTAACCTATCCAGCAGTCTTCCTGTCTTCCCGACCCACTACTACCCCATCGATGTATCACTTGATGAGTCATACCGATTTGGTGCAGGGAGTGAAATACCCTATAGGTGGTTTTACTGCAGTGGTTAACGCTCTGCATCAGTTAGCGCTGGAAAACGGGGTTGAGTTTCAACTCGATTCTGAGGTCATTTCCATCAACACTGCTTCATCTAGGGGCAACACAAGCGCCACAGGTGTGAGCTTCCTTCACAACAGGAAAGTGCAAAATCTAGATGCGGATCTTGTGGTTTCAGCAGGCGACCTACACCATACAGAAAATAATCTGCTTCCCCGGGAACTTCGAACCTATCCCGAACGATATTGGTCCAATCGCAATCCTGGAATTGGAGCAGTATTAATCCTCCTGGGCGTAAAAGGAGAGTTACCCCAGCTCGACCATCACAACCTTTTCTTCAGTGAAGATTGGACAGATGATTTTGCTGTAGTTTTCGACGGGCCTCAACTTACCCGCCCCCACAATGCATCAAATTCCATTTATGTCTCCAAGCCTTCAACGTCCGAAGACGGCGTTGCACCTGCTGGATACGAAAACCTTTTTGTTTTAATTCCAACCAAGGCCTCTAGCAGCATCGGCCACGGCGATGCGTATACACAGTCAGCTTCAGCATCCGTGGAAACAATCGCGTCACATGCAATCAATCAAATTGCTACACAAGCCGGCATCCCTGACCTCACTGACCGAATTGTGGTCAAACGCACCATTGGCCCTGCGGATTTTGAACACCGCTACCATTCATGGGTAGGCAGTGCACTGGGTCCAGCACATACTCTCAGACAGTCCGCTTTCTTAAGAGGGCGCAATAGCTCCCGCAAGGTCGAGAACCTCTTCTATGCCGGTGCCACCACCGTCCCGGGCGTAGGAATACCCATGTGTTTAATTTCTGCCGAGAATATTATTAAGCGTTTACATGGCGATGCCAGTGCAGGACCACTGCCCGAACCCTTGCCACCTAAAACGACACCATCTCAAAAGACCTCGTACGATCATTAA
- a CDS encoding lycopene cyclase domain-containing protein: MTPIIDISHNEQDSDIFMAFIYLGTLLVLIGCMALCDHRWKLAFFRHPLRAMVSVGAAYIGFLLWDIFGIATGTFYRGDSAFMSGINLAPHMPIEELFFLFFLCYITLNLTSAAALWLKASLPKKPGKKSPLTPQRDTFQPTTTPEVEP; the protein is encoded by the coding sequence TTGACCCCTATCATCGATATTTCCCACAATGAGCAAGATAGCGATATTTTTATGGCCTTTATTTATCTAGGGACTCTCCTAGTTCTCATTGGGTGCATGGCTTTGTGCGACCACCGTTGGAAGCTAGCATTCTTCCGCCATCCGTTACGAGCAATGGTTTCGGTAGGTGCTGCATATATTGGATTTCTTTTATGGGATATATTTGGCATTGCTACTGGCACTTTTTATCGCGGAGACTCAGCGTTTATGTCCGGTATTAACCTTGCACCCCATATGCCCATTGAAGAACTTTTTTTCCTATTCTTCCTTTGCTACATCACCCTCAACCTTACTTCGGCAGCAGCATTATGGCTTAAAGCGTCACTGCCTAAGAAACCCGGTAAAAAGTCTCCCCTCACTCCACAGCGCGATACTTTCCAACCAACTACCACTCCCGAGGTTGAACCATGA
- a CDS encoding phytoene/squalene synthase family protein produces MTHQNSPLFLKSALRLYNRASFKASHKVIEEYSTSFSLSTWLLSPRIRNDIRNLYAVVRIADEIVDGTAHAAGCSTAKIEEILDAYEIAVLAAPQQRFNTDLVLQAYGETARRCDFEQEHVIAFFASMRKDLKANTHDPDSFTTYVYGSAEVIGLLCLSVFNQGRTISKKRLEIMQNGARSLGAAFQKINFLRDLAEDQQNLGRFYFPETSQGTLTKEQKENLIADIRQDLAIAHDAFPEIPVQARIGVISAYLLFQKLTDRIEATPTSDLLRERIRVPLHIKLSILASATMKGLSMSIYRKNLR; encoded by the coding sequence ATGACACACCAAAATTCGCCTCTCTTTCTTAAAAGCGCACTGAGACTTTACAATCGGGCCTCATTCAAGGCTTCACATAAAGTGATCGAAGAATATTCAACGAGCTTCAGTCTGTCTACGTGGTTGCTATCCCCACGTATACGAAATGACATACGAAATCTCTATGCAGTAGTTCGTATCGCCGATGAAATTGTCGACGGCACTGCACATGCCGCTGGTTGCTCAACTGCCAAAATCGAAGAGATTCTCGATGCCTATGAAATTGCGGTTCTTGCAGCACCACAACAACGCTTCAACACAGATCTTGTTCTACAAGCTTATGGTGAAACTGCCCGACGCTGTGATTTCGAACAAGAGCATGTAATAGCCTTCTTTGCATCAATGCGTAAGGACCTCAAAGCTAATACACACGACCCAGATAGCTTCACAACGTATGTCTATGGCTCCGCGGAAGTTATAGGCCTACTTTGTCTCAGCGTTTTCAACCAAGGTCGAACGATTAGCAAAAAACGGCTAGAGATTATGCAAAACGGAGCCCGCTCATTGGGAGCGGCATTCCAGAAAATTAACTTTCTCCGTGACTTGGCAGAAGATCAGCAAAATTTGGGCCGTTTTTATTTCCCCGAAACCAGCCAAGGAACTCTTACTAAAGAACAAAAAGAAAATCTCATCGCTGATATTCGTCAAGACCTAGCAATTGCCCACGATGCATTTCCAGAAATACCAGTGCAGGCTCGCATCGGAGTGATCTCTGCCTATTTGCTCTTTCAAAAACTCACTGACCGAATTGAGGCTACTCCTACCTCCGATTTATTGCGGGAGCGAATCAGGGTTCCACTTCATATCAAACTTTCTATACTCGCTAGCGCCACGATGAAAGGTCTATCTATGAGCATCTACAGAAAGAATTTGCGATGA
- a CDS encoding lycopene cyclase domain-containing protein, with translation MTYVFISIPFLAIAIVLFALKLKSGTPKLLPITAVSALTLCSLTIIFDNLMVWADLFGYGDTQHLGIWLGLIPLEDLFYPLFAALLIPALWLPGNMFKRRKKPPHRSLPNRSISPRSATTQSEPEKP, from the coding sequence ATGACTTATGTTTTTATAAGCATTCCTTTTTTAGCAATAGCCATAGTCCTATTTGCTTTAAAGCTGAAGTCTGGAACACCTAAACTTCTACCAATCACCGCTGTCAGTGCCCTTACCCTATGTTCCCTAACTATCATATTTGATAACCTCATGGTTTGGGCTGATCTCTTTGGATATGGCGATACCCAGCATCTTGGCATTTGGCTCGGCTTAATCCCCCTAGAGGATCTTTTCTATCCGCTCTTCGCAGCACTTCTGATTCCTGCCCTATGGTTGCCTGGAAATATGTTTAAACGCAGGAAAAAACCTCCACACCGTTCCTTACCCAACCGAAGCATCAGTCCTAGATCCGCCACCACGCAATCTGAGCCAGAAAAGCCGTAG
- a CDS encoding Y-family DNA polymerase codes for MALWFPDWPVQAVHLDDDVPAHNKPVAVAAHYRIQVCGVAARKRGVRRGMKIRQAQALCPELDVVDADADRDARMFEGIVASLGEVASSVEVLRPGLVVIDAGAAARYHGSEDIAARMLIDAALRQGIDVFAGVADDITTAVIAARANGGTVVKREASKSFLQQQPLGVLVAEEALGCDAEVVRALADLGMRTLGELAELPVEAVATRFGNAGLRCHNIARARHARNVAPPITHADWEVSHVPEEPILRIDAASFVARKLAARLHQLLSKGGVVCQLLKVTADFSTGDTVSRIWRTGEPLTEQATADRVRWQLDGWLTARGAHADDVNEQDGIVALWLIPLECVPPDMASGGLWDTGHSQQHVAKQVIERVQSSLGVDAVLQPVPAGGRGVEERIHFVPYGEKRDAIRNPTGSWPGKIPGPLPARLGGGINHPASQVSMIDTEGQRIYVTAEALLSSSPYALSWGPTRYLITAWAGPWPVDDRWWEKTGTKYARLQVVGRAVSEERQLSAWLLMWKENKWRIEATY; via the coding sequence ATGGCATTGTGGTTTCCGGATTGGCCTGTGCAGGCGGTGCATTTGGACGATGATGTCCCTGCACACAACAAACCTGTGGCGGTTGCTGCGCATTATCGCATCCAGGTGTGTGGCGTGGCTGCGCGTAAGCGTGGGGTGCGTCGTGGGATGAAGATTCGGCAAGCGCAGGCTTTATGCCCTGAGCTGGATGTTGTTGATGCGGATGCTGATCGTGATGCGCGGATGTTCGAAGGCATCGTCGCATCGCTTGGTGAGGTCGCCTCCAGCGTCGAGGTGCTTCGCCCAGGCCTCGTGGTCATCGATGCGGGAGCCGCCGCGCGCTACCACGGTTCAGAGGATATTGCGGCACGCATGCTTATCGACGCCGCCCTTCGCCAAGGCATCGACGTTTTCGCCGGAGTTGCCGATGACATCACGACAGCCGTCATCGCGGCGAGAGCGAATGGTGGGACGGTGGTGAAGAGGGAGGCGTCGAAAAGCTTCTTACAACAGCAACCCCTGGGCGTGCTGGTGGCCGAGGAAGCGCTGGGTTGTGATGCGGAGGTGGTGCGTGCGCTGGCAGATCTGGGTATGCGCACGCTCGGTGAGCTGGCGGAACTACCGGTGGAAGCGGTGGCGACGCGTTTTGGCAACGCCGGTTTGCGGTGCCACAACATTGCTCGCGCCAGGCACGCGCGCAACGTCGCGCCGCCGATCACGCACGCGGATTGGGAGGTGTCGCATGTGCCGGAGGAGCCTATTTTGCGTATCGACGCCGCCTCCTTCGTTGCGCGAAAGCTTGCCGCGCGCCTTCACCAACTGCTGAGCAAAGGTGGTGTGGTGTGCCAATTACTCAAGGTCACAGCAGATTTCAGTACGGGCGATACGGTGAGCAGAATTTGGCGTACTGGTGAACCTTTAACGGAACAAGCAACCGCTGATCGCGTGCGTTGGCAATTGGACGGTTGGTTGACTGCGCGCGGTGCGCATGCCGATGATGTGAATGAACAGGATGGGATTGTTGCGCTGTGGCTGATTCCTTTGGAATGCGTGCCACCGGATATGGCCAGCGGTGGGTTGTGGGATACAGGGCACAGCCAGCAACATGTGGCCAAACAAGTCATTGAACGTGTGCAATCAAGCTTGGGTGTGGATGCAGTGTTGCAGCCTGTTCCAGCTGGTGGCCGGGGTGTTGAAGAGCGTATTCATTTTGTTCCCTATGGTGAAAAACGCGATGCTATCCGAAACCCCACAGGTTCGTGGCCAGGGAAAATACCAGGTCCGCTGCCTGCTCGGTTGGGTGGTGGAATCAATCACCCGGCCTCACAAGTAAGCATGATTGATACGGAAGGTCAGCGGATTTATGTCACCGCAGAGGCATTGTTGAGTTCGTCGCCGTATGCCTTGTCGTGGGGGCCAACCCGTTATTTGATCACCGCGTGGGCTGGACCGTGGCCGGTGGATGATAGGTGGTGGGAGAAAACAGGCACAAAATATGCCCGCCTCCAAGTGGTGGGGCGGGCTGTATCTGAAGAAAGGCAGTTGAGCGCGTGGTTGCTGATGTGGAAAGAAAATAAGTGGCGAATTGAGGCCACATATTAG
- a CDS encoding MMPL family transporter: MRIFLPALLILVWLVGAGIGGPYFGKVSEVSSNSQTTYLPESADATQVQEQLGDFTDSESIPAIVVMVSDDPLTQQDIAQLNEVVAGLPELDIVSDEVSPAIPSEDGRAVQVFVPLSPSAELAESVEKLSETLTQQTPDYVSTYITGPAGFTADLSAAFAGIDGLLLAVALAAVLIILVIVYRSFILPIAVLATSLFALTVALLVVWWLAKWEILLLSGQTQGILFILVIGAATDYSLLYVARFREELRVQQDKGIATGKAIRASVEPILASGSTVIAGLLCLLFSDLKSNSTLGPVASVGIIFAMLSALTLLPALLFVFGRVAFWPKRPKYEPEKARAKNDIPASGIWSKVAHLVEQHPRTIWVSTLIVLLLGAAFVPTLKADGVSQSDLVLGSSEARDGQQALGEHFPGGSGSPAYIIVDEAQAAQVADVVLNNDNFETVTVTSADSPSGSAPITADGIVPLGAGTAPAPVVVEGQVLLQATLVEAPDSEEAQKTIRSIRQTFADENISAVVGGVTATSVDTIDASIHDRNLIIPIVLLVILAILMLLLRSIVAPLLLVVTTVVSFATALGVAALLFNHVFSFPGADPAVPLYGFVFLVALGIDYNIFLVTRIREETKTHGTRLGILRGLTVTGGVITSAGVVLAATFAALYVIPILFLAQIAFIVAFGVLIDTLIVRAFLVPALFYDIGPKIWWPSKLSNQKYQKQPQL; the protein is encoded by the coding sequence ATGAGAATCTTTCTACCCGCCTTGCTAATTTTAGTTTGGCTGGTAGGAGCTGGAATCGGCGGGCCTTATTTCGGCAAGGTTAGTGAGGTCTCCTCCAACAGCCAGACCACATATCTGCCAGAATCTGCCGATGCCACTCAGGTACAGGAACAGTTGGGAGATTTTACTGATTCTGAATCCATCCCAGCCATTGTCGTCATGGTCAGCGATGACCCCTTAACGCAACAAGATATCGCACAACTCAATGAAGTTGTAGCTGGGCTCCCAGAATTAGATATAGTTTCCGATGAAGTCTCCCCTGCTATTCCATCTGAGGATGGCAGAGCTGTACAAGTTTTTGTCCCTCTCAGTCCGTCTGCCGAGCTGGCGGAAAGCGTCGAAAAGCTTTCTGAAACCCTAACCCAGCAAACGCCGGACTACGTGTCTACCTATATAACCGGGCCGGCTGGTTTTACCGCCGATCTCAGTGCCGCTTTTGCCGGTATCGACGGGTTACTCCTAGCAGTCGCCTTAGCGGCCGTACTTATCATCCTCGTCATCGTCTATCGCTCTTTCATTCTGCCAATTGCAGTGCTTGCTACCAGCTTGTTTGCGCTGACTGTAGCTCTATTGGTGGTGTGGTGGCTGGCAAAATGGGAGATCCTGCTGCTTTCGGGTCAGACTCAAGGCATCCTCTTCATTCTGGTCATTGGTGCCGCCACCGATTACTCATTGCTATACGTTGCTCGTTTCCGTGAAGAGTTACGCGTTCAGCAAGATAAAGGGATAGCCACAGGGAAAGCCATCCGGGCATCGGTGGAACCCATTCTTGCCTCGGGCAGCACTGTTATTGCAGGCCTCCTTTGTTTGCTATTTAGTGATTTGAAATCTAACTCCACGCTAGGTCCAGTAGCTTCGGTGGGCATTATTTTTGCAATGCTTTCTGCTCTTACTCTCCTACCAGCCCTGCTATTTGTATTCGGCCGGGTGGCCTTTTGGCCCAAGCGACCAAAATACGAACCTGAAAAAGCCCGTGCCAAAAACGACATCCCCGCCAGCGGGATCTGGTCAAAAGTGGCTCATTTGGTGGAGCAGCATCCTCGTACAATCTGGGTATCTACACTTATTGTGCTTCTCTTGGGTGCGGCTTTCGTTCCCACGCTAAAAGCGGATGGTGTGTCCCAATCCGACTTAGTTCTGGGTTCCTCGGAAGCACGTGATGGCCAGCAGGCTTTAGGTGAACACTTCCCCGGTGGATCCGGCAGTCCTGCTTATATTATTGTTGATGAAGCACAGGCAGCACAGGTTGCTGACGTAGTCCTTAACAATGACAATTTCGAGACAGTAACTGTCACTAGTGCTGACTCCCCCTCTGGCTCAGCCCCCATCACTGCTGACGGTATTGTGCCGTTAGGTGCTGGTACAGCTCCAGCCCCGGTAGTTGTAGAAGGGCAAGTCCTTTTACAAGCAACACTTGTCGAAGCACCAGATTCCGAAGAAGCTCAAAAAACTATTCGCAGTATCCGCCAAACTTTTGCAGATGAAAATATATCAGCGGTAGTAGGCGGTGTCACTGCAACTTCCGTAGACACTATCGATGCCTCCATTCACGACCGCAACCTGATCATCCCAATTGTATTGCTGGTCATTTTGGCTATTCTCATGCTGTTGCTGCGGTCTATTGTCGCACCACTCCTGCTAGTCGTCACCACCGTGGTGTCTTTTGCTACTGCTTTAGGCGTGGCTGCTTTACTTTTCAATCACGTTTTCAGTTTCCCCGGAGCAGACCCCGCAGTACCTCTCTACGGGTTTGTATTTTTGGTAGCCTTGGGCATCGATTACAACATTTTCTTAGTCACCCGTATCCGTGAAGAAACCAAAACCCACGGCACAAGACTTGGAATTCTTCGAGGTCTGACAGTAACCGGCGGAGTAATTACCTCAGCTGGAGTAGTTCTCGCTGCAACGTTCGCAGCACTCTATGTCATCCCAATTCTCTTCCTGGCACAAATTGCTTTCATTGTCGCTTTTGGAGTTCTTATTGATACCTTGATCGTTCGCGCCTTCTTGGTGCCTGCTTTGTTCTACGACATCGGACCGAAAATCTGGTGGCCTTCAAAATTGTCCAATCAGAAATACCAGAAGCAGCCTCAGCTATGA
- a CDS encoding polyprenyl synthetase family protein produces the protein MDNGMTITTEHSTHPDLDFNDEIYRELNRICASLSQQCSTYPPEFRTCLDAAFQALRGGKLIRPRMLLGLYDALVDDDIEVKLNTALQVAVALELLHFSLLVHDDVIDGDLYRRGKLNFIGQILIHRTPESFAQTQRDPEHLDWAQSNGLLMGNLFLAATHQIFARLDLPHPQRVRLLDLLNHTMNDTIVGEFLDVGLSSKAISPNMDIALEMSRLKTATYTFELPMRAAAILAELPHEIETKIGEIGTNLGIAYQLQDDYLSTFGDAAEHGKDAFSDLREGKETTIIAYARNTAKWNDIQDNFGSADLSTSQAERIQHLLIQCGAKNHSLNAISEHLNMCRSMIKTLSTQVYPKAQKLLLKQVEQLASRKS, from the coding sequence ATGGACAATGGCATGACAATCACCACAGAGCATTCAACTCATCCTGATCTTGATTTCAATGATGAGATTTATCGGGAACTAAATCGCATCTGCGCTTCGCTATCCCAACAGTGCAGCACATATCCACCAGAATTCCGTACATGCCTGGATGCTGCTTTCCAAGCTTTGCGTGGTGGCAAGTTGATCCGTCCTCGGATGCTATTAGGGCTATACGACGCGCTTGTGGACGATGATATTGAGGTCAAACTCAACACCGCTTTACAGGTGGCAGTAGCTTTAGAACTACTACATTTTTCCCTTTTGGTCCATGACGATGTTATTGACGGAGACCTCTATCGTCGAGGCAAACTTAATTTTATTGGGCAGATTCTCATTCATCGCACACCTGAAAGTTTTGCACAAACCCAGCGCGATCCAGAGCACCTAGATTGGGCACAATCTAATGGGCTACTTATGGGAAATCTTTTTCTTGCTGCCACCCATCAAATCTTCGCGCGCCTTGACCTTCCACATCCCCAACGGGTTCGGCTGTTAGATTTACTCAACCACACGATGAATGACACCATTGTGGGTGAGTTTCTTGATGTGGGATTAAGCAGCAAAGCAATCAGCCCGAATATGGACATTGCTCTAGAAATGAGTCGGCTAAAAACAGCCACATACACTTTTGAACTTCCAATGAGAGCAGCGGCAATTCTCGCGGAACTACCTCACGAGATTGAAACAAAGATAGGTGAGATAGGCACAAACTTGGGCATCGCTTACCAATTACAGGACGATTACTTATCTACTTTCGGTGACGCAGCCGAACACGGCAAAGATGCCTTTTCTGACCTTCGAGAAGGAAAAGAAACGACAATCATCGCCTATGCTCGAAATACTGCTAAATGGAATGATATTCAAGACAACTTCGGTTCCGCAGATCTGAGCACCTCTCAGGCAGAGCGAATTCAACATCTTCTCATACAGTGCGGAGCAAAGAATCACTCCTTGAATGCCATCTCCGAGCACTTAAATATGTGCCGTTCGATGATCAAAACACTAAGCACCCAGGTATATCCCAAGGCTCAAAAGTTATTACTCAAACAAGTTGAGCAACTAGCCAGCCGCAAATCTTAG
- a CDS encoding sucrase ferredoxin codes for MTVRCSDVKVEPLPGTAKTGSGFVLLEHAGPWSRDVLDGGTFDPDLTAQLKKHLKASRMGLQLIRKPGREGRNVEKHNLFLVFSEAAIIEHLELDAPAGILDLDLSGPGKNNAQRMDDPMLLICTHSKRDACCAIKGRPLAAAVEPQFGPLHVWEASHTKGHRFAPSMLLMPWNYSYGQLDEEETVQLFQGAMDNKLFLPGNRGRGIYDERGQVAEIAVAEAFGDAVAPASLQTEVEENSVLVTHVDGRSWVVELERIEVEGLVSSCGDQPKVGKAWVVKQVMENSG; via the coding sequence ATGACTGTTCGCTGTTCTGATGTCAAAGTTGAACCCCTACCCGGTACCGCAAAAACAGGATCCGGGTTTGTTCTCCTCGAGCATGCTGGGCCGTGGAGCCGCGATGTTTTAGACGGTGGAACCTTTGATCCAGATCTAACCGCCCAGTTAAAGAAGCATTTGAAAGCTTCGCGCATGGGTTTGCAATTAATAAGGAAGCCGGGGAGGGAGGGAAGAAACGTCGAAAAGCATAATCTTTTTCTCGTTTTTTCTGAGGCCGCAATCATCGAGCACCTCGAGCTTGACGCCCCGGCCGGTATTTTGGACCTTGATTTAAGTGGCCCGGGCAAAAATAATGCGCAACGCATGGATGATCCGATGTTGCTGATCTGCACGCACTCTAAGCGCGATGCGTGCTGCGCGATCAAGGGACGCCCCCTGGCTGCTGCTGTGGAACCGCAATTTGGGCCACTGCATGTGTGGGAGGCTTCGCACACCAAGGGCCACCGCTTCGCGCCATCAATGCTGCTCATGCCATGGAATTACTCCTATGGACAACTTGATGAGGAAGAAACTGTGCAGCTTTTCCAGGGGGCAATGGATAATAAACTCTTTTTGCCAGGAAACCGTGGTCGTGGAATCTACGATGAGCGCGGACAAGTCGCAGAAATTGCAGTAGCGGAGGCTTTTGGAGATGCGGTAGCCCCTGCTAGTTTGCAGACTGAGGTTGAAGAAAATTCTGTACTGGTCACCCATGTGGATGGGCGCTCGTGGGTGGTAGAACTCGAGCGCATTGAGGTTGAAGGCCTAGTGTCATCATGCGGTGATCAACCAAAAGTCGGAAAAGCTTGGGTAGTTAAGCAAGTTATGGAAAATAGCGGTTAA